A stretch of the Pan paniscus chromosome 2, NHGRI_mPanPan1-v2.0_pri, whole genome shotgun sequence genome encodes the following:
- the ARL14 gene encoding ADP-ribosylation factor-like protein 14 has protein sequence MGSLGSKNLQTKQAQVLLLGLDSAGKSTLLYKLKLAKDITTIPTIGFNVEMIELERNLSLTVWDVGGQEKMRTVWGCYCENTDGLVYVVDSTDKQRLEESQRQFEHILKNEHIKNVPVVLLANKQDMPGALTAEDITRMFKVKKLCSDRNWYVQPCCALTGDGLAQGFRKLTGFVKSHMKSRGDTLAFFKQN, from the coding sequence ATGGGTTCGCTGGGTTCTAAAAATCTGCAAACCAAACAAGCCCAAGTTCTTCTTTTGGGACTTGACTCAGCTGGGAAGTctactctcctttataaattaaagcTTGCTAAGGATATTACCACCATCCCTACAATAGGTTTCAATGTGGAAATGATCGAGTTGGAAAGGAATCTTTCACTCACAGTCTGGGATGTTGGAGGACAGGAAAAAATGAGAACTGTTTGGGGCTGTTACTGTGAGAACACCGATGGGCTGGTGTATGTTGTGGACAGTACAGACAAACAGCGACTGGAAGAGTCTCAGAGACAGTTTGAGCACATTTTGAAGAATGAACACATTAAAAATGTGCCTGTTGTTCTGTTAGCCAACAAACAAGACATGCCTGGAGCTCTGACTGCTGAGGACATCACCAGAATGTTCAAAGTGAAGAAGCTTTGCAGTGACCGGAACTGGTATGTGCAACCCTGCTGTGCCCTCACAGGGGATGGGCTGGCCCAGGGGTTCAGGAAATTAACTGGATTTGTGAAGAGCCACATGAAATCAAGAGGAGACACTTTGGCGTTCTTCAAGCAGAACTGA